A genomic window from Ignavibacteria bacterium includes:
- a CDS encoding UDP-N-acetylmuramate--L-alanine ligase, which translates to MIRKEHIYFIGIGGIGMSGLAEYYLRNGYDVSGSDMTETHITTRLIGMGAKIYYGHNAVNITDGIDTIVYTSAVKNDNPEMIKAEELGLRRVRRAEMLGEIVNEKYLIAVSGTHGKTTTTAMIGKLLVDAGLDPLIFVGGNVQLFDGGASRFGSGKYAVVEADEYDRSFLALRPDIAIVTNIDADHLDIYKDLEDIKDTFRQFCDRSKYGAYMIYCGDDENIKSFMNSINREKISYGYDDKNYLKIRDYKAENNVLNFNILNSTVSYDDVKLNMIGSHNALNSTACFAVSKVLEIPFDTFKTSIKDFRTVDRRLQLKYDSNRIMVYDDYSHHPVEVSASLKGLKEMNPGRLITVFQPHLFTRTRDFYREFAKSLAISDEVILMDIYPAREKPIEGITSELILNEALKRNSNMKLIKDRNDILSLLLHDIRPGDKIVFQGAGDVTNLCSEFVNILQSHNKN; encoded by the coding sequence TTGATAAGAAAAGAACATATATATTTTATCGGTATTGGCGGAATAGGAATGAGCGGCCTGGCTGAGTATTACCTGCGCAACGGCTATGATGTATCAGGCAGTGATATGACTGAAACTCATATTACTACCAGGCTTATTGGCATGGGAGCCAAAATCTATTACGGGCATAATGCTGTAAATATAACTGATGGTATCGATACTATTGTGTATACTTCTGCTGTTAAAAACGATAATCCTGAAATGATCAAAGCCGAAGAGCTTGGCCTTCGCAGGGTAAGGCGTGCAGAAATGCTTGGTGAAATAGTAAATGAAAAATACCTGATTGCAGTTTCAGGAACACACGGAAAGACCACAACTACTGCAATGATAGGAAAGCTTCTTGTTGATGCAGGGCTTGACCCGCTGATATTTGTCGGCGGCAATGTTCAGTTATTTGATGGCGGCGCTTCACGGTTCGGTTCAGGCAAATACGCAGTTGTTGAAGCTGATGAATATGACAGGTCATTCCTTGCATTAAGGCCTGATATAGCAATTGTAACCAATATTGATGCAGACCACCTGGATATTTATAAAGACCTGGAAGATATTAAAGATACATTCAGGCAGTTTTGCGACCGCTCTAAATACGGAGCATATATGATCTATTGCGGTGATGATGAAAATATAAAAAGCTTTATGAATTCCATAAACCGCGAAAAAATATCGTACGGTTATGATGACAAAAATTATCTAAAGATAAGGGATTATAAAGCTGAAAATAATGTGCTTAATTTCAATATCCTTAACTCAACTGTTTCATATGATGATGTTAAGCTAAATATGATAGGAAGCCACAATGCGCTTAATTCAACAGCATGTTTTGCGGTTTCAAAGGTACTTGAAATACCGTTTGATACATTCAAAACCAGCATAAAGGATTTCAGAACTGTTGACAGAAGGCTTCAGTTGAAATATGACAGCAACCGGATAATGGTATATGATGATTATTCCCATCATCCGGTCGAAGTATCAGCAAGCCTTAAAGGATTAAAAGAAATGAACCCGGGCAGGCTGATAACTGTATTTCAGCCGCACCTGTTCACACGTACACGGGATTTTTACAGGGAATTCGCAAAATCATTGGCAATATCAGATGAAGTTATTTTGATGGATATTTATCCGGCCCGTGAAAAACCAATTGAAGGTATCACTAGTGAGCTGATACTGAATGAGGCTTTAAAGCGCAACAGCAATATGAAGTTAATAAAAGATAGAAATGATATTCTGTCATTGCTGCTGCACGATATAAGACCAGGCGATAAGATAGTTTTCCAGGGAGCCGGTGATGTTACAAATCTGTGCAGTGAATTTGTTAATATTTTACAATCACACAACAAAAATTGA
- the murG gene encoding undecaprenyldiphospho-muramoylpentapeptide beta-N-acetylglucosaminyltransferase, which yields MINRIVFAAGGTGGHIYPAIAIADELVKMNSKVEIKFIGAKGRIEERIIPANGYKLETIEVSGFKRSLNYKNISATFKIFKALKDSKKILKDFAPELVYGTGGFVSGPVLKAAQALNIKNVIEEGNFHPGVTVKLVAPKADKVILNFEGTKKLLKRIDNTVVMSYPVRENMKRMPKNDAASFFGLDGNRKILFVFGGSQGAHSINSALMKCFKNLTGSGLQIIWQTGNTDYDTVNSAVSSNKDVKVLKYIDNMAAAYSAGDLALCRSGISTIMELACFGLPAIFVPYPQASENHQEKNARAVSEKNAAEIILDKDLNQKLESSVLRLLSDDNKLKYMGMNISGMADTKAASKIAEMLTEMVNNSKN from the coding sequence ATGATTAACAGGATTGTTTTTGCTGCCGGCGGTACCGGGGGCCACATTTACCCGGCAATTGCAATTGCTGATGAGCTTGTGAAGATGAACAGCAAGGTTGAAATAAAGTTCATTGGCGCAAAAGGCAGGATAGAAGAAAGAATAATACCTGCAAACGGCTACAAACTTGAAACAATAGAAGTATCGGGTTTTAAAAGAAGTTTAAATTATAAAAATATATCAGCGACATTTAAAATATTCAAAGCACTGAAAGATTCCAAAAAAATACTGAAAGATTTCGCTCCTGAGCTTGTTTACGGCACAGGCGGTTTTGTATCAGGCCCGGTTTTAAAGGCAGCCCAGGCTTTAAATATTAAAAATGTAATAGAAGAAGGTAACTTTCATCCCGGTGTAACGGTAAAGCTAGTTGCCCCGAAGGCTGATAAGGTCATTTTGAATTTTGAAGGTACAAAAAAGCTTCTTAAAAGAATTGATAATACAGTTGTAATGTCATACCCGGTCAGAGAAAATATGAAAAGAATGCCGAAAAATGATGCTGCATCATTTTTCGGGCTTGATGGAAACAGGAAAATTCTTTTTGTATTCGGCGGAAGCCAGGGAGCGCATTCAATAAATTCTGCGCTGATGAAATGTTTCAAAAATCTAACCGGCAGCGGCCTGCAAATTATCTGGCAAACCGGAAATACTGATTATGACACAGTTAATTCAGCAGTTTCATCAAATAAAGATGTAAAGGTCCTGAAATACATCGATAACATGGCAGCAGCATATTCAGCCGGTGACCTGGCTTTATGCCGCTCGGGAATTTCAACAATAATGGAGCTTGCATGCTTTGGGCTGCCGGCAATATTTGTGCCGTATCCGCAGGCATCTGAAAATCACCAGGAAAAAAATGCCAGGGCGGTTTCAGAAAAAAATGCCGCGGAAATTATTCTGGATAAAGATCTTAATCAAAAGCTTGAAAGCAGTGTACTTCGGCTGTTAAGCGATGATAATAAGCTTAAATATATGGGCATGAACATCAGCGGCATGGCAGATACAAAAGCAGCTTCAAAAATTGCCGAGATGCTTACCGAAATGGTAAATAACAGTAAAAATTGA
- the murB gene encoding UDP-N-acetylmuramate dehydrogenase encodes MISISEIQKVFKGKITLNEPLAQYTTFRIGGEADYFVEPLDVDDVINIIKYADEHEIPYYVMGNGSNILISDEGIRGIVINLETAFNYLKHENNLIISGAGVKIARFVDFCIQNDYAGVEMLAGIPATVGGALVMNAGAYGGETADNVNEVKVIKNGKVKVLSKEECGFRYRNSALKNTVVLEASFRLKPGNKEEISAKRKELIIHRNQAQPVEIPNAGCVFKNPKDNKAAMLIDQCGLKGTKSGGAMVSTKHANFIVNYDKATAHDVIELVKIIRQTVREKTGIELEMEVKLIGFEEVTI; translated from the coding sequence TTGATATCAATTTCTGAAATACAGAAAGTTTTTAAGGGGAAGATAACTCTGAATGAGCCGCTGGCTCAGTATACTACTTTCCGTATTGGCGGTGAAGCAGACTATTTTGTTGAGCCATTGGATGTTGATGACGTTATAAATATTATTAAGTATGCTGATGAGCATGAAATCCCGTATTATGTTATGGGTAACGGCAGCAATATACTTATCAGTGATGAAGGTATCAGGGGAATTGTAATTAATCTTGAAACCGCATTCAATTACCTGAAGCATGAGAACAATTTGATAATTAGCGGAGCCGGGGTAAAGATAGCAAGGTTCGTGGATTTCTGCATTCAGAACGATTATGCCGGTGTTGAAATGCTTGCAGGAATTCCGGCTACTGTTGGCGGAGCCCTGGTTATGAATGCCGGTGCTTACGGCGGTGAAACAGCAGATAATGTTAATGAGGTGAAGGTTATTAAGAACGGGAAGGTAAAAGTTCTTTCAAAAGAAGAATGCGGATTCAGGTACAGGAACTCAGCTCTTAAAAATACCGTGGTACTTGAAGCTTCCTTCAGGCTTAAGCCGGGGAACAAAGAAGAGATATCCGCAAAAAGAAAAGAGCTTATCATTCACCGTAACCAGGCGCAGCCTGTTGAAATACCGAATGCAGGATGTGTTTTTAAAAACCCGAAGGATAATAAAGCAGCGATGCTGATAGATCAATGTGGATTAAAGGGCACAAAATCAGGCGGCGCAATGGTATCAACCAAACATGCTAATTTTATAGTGAACTACGATAAAGCTACAGCACATGACGTAATTGAGCTTGTCAAAATTATCAGGCAAACAGTCCGCGAAAAAACCGGTATAGAGCTTGAAATGGAAGTAAAGCTAATTGGTTTTGAGGAGGTTACCATATGA